The DNA region TTCCGCGGCGggcgtccgccattgtgcatggtatgcacaGATACGAAATTCCTCTGAtgacaccgcagttccgcggcgttacgTGGAATTCCGTCGCAACgggcgtgcggacgtccgccgttgcgttgactcccacggacgtccgtgcagaattcccgtttattgcattaaatttttttttaatttctatatatacggctcgttgaactgcatttcattcgcaccacttgttttaacaagtttctctctctacatttcttttatatatccggaatggctggtagtggtaATGGtaggcattatgaacacatgatgagtctgattcatgcacgtgtgcgggaatCAGCGGAGatggaggaacaagcggccttggcgccggcggtacctcgacccatccatcgtcgaactataataccccgggaccacctcgctgcccacgCTCGGTTGTATGAGGAGTACTTTGCGCCGcagccacggtttggggagaacctattccggcgacggtttaggatgcattgtccgctctttctgcgtatcgtgggtgctttggagcgtcgatacgggtatttcagggtgcgggaggatgcggctggtaaacccggccacacgctaattcagaagtgcactgtcgcaatcagacagctggcatacggaggcgcgaccgacatgttcgacgagtacctccacatcggcgagacgactgcccgcgattgcctgaagtatttttgtcagggcgttagggagatattcggggataggtatcttcggaggcctacccccgaagattgtcaggctctgctggatatgcacgggaattAGCACGGGTTtccagggatgttaggcagcatagagtATGCaatgggaatggaagaactgccccgctgcctggaaagggatgtacgctactggtttcaaggccaagaatctcacgatgatccttgaagcggcagctgactaccggctgtggatttgacatgcctattttggagtagccgggtctaacaacgacatcaacgtcctccagtcttcgccacttttcaacgagcagtgcatgggcgttggtccaGCCGTCAACTTAGTCGCCAACGgtaaccagcacaatatgggctattatttggcggatgggatataccctatgttgcccgtctttgtgaagacgatcagatgcccagcaggtgaaaagaagatatattttgcgggtcgccAGGAGGCAGCGCACAACGATGTGGAGttggcatttggtgtgctctagGCTCGATGGGCGacagtgaagggtccaacacagctgtggtatgttgacagcatcaccgacatcatgtacgcatgtattatcatgctcaacatgattgtcgaagatgaagctccagcactgactgattggaccaatgatgatgctggtgctgcgggtccaagccacggcgtggccactggcaatgtacgcatggggataccccatgatgatgtcgatcgagtccgtgcatttgccgacatgcgccaaagacAAGCTCATGTTCGGCTCCataacgatattattgaagaagtatggcagcggagaGGTACCCGTTGATATAGTTTTTAActattaaaatgttttttttaaaatttggtgaaatgtactttttttcttttatttaatggaatttttttccctatttgtgtcgaaattttaattccgtaaattgtttaattccggaaattgtttaatttgtgaatttgtggtttttttaattgtgggaagtcctatGGGAAGTCCTTCAAGATTAGGGCTGTCAAATCATGcgggttgggtcgttatcgtaTCAACCCATTATCGACCCAACCTaatcgtgtcccaacccaacccaacccgaaatcatCGGGTTCTTATCGTGTCCCAACccaacgggttcgtgtcgggttcgtgcgTGTTATCGTGTACCCAGAAAAAAAGTCAATTCTCTGTTATCGTGTCTGGTTCTTATAGTAAGTTagcttgacacgacacgataacgactaaaacatgatgttattatacgatttaaacatgatattacacgataaaataaaaaattaccaaattaaaataattgttttcttaatcaaaataataaaattaaagtatagtaatattaaatctatataataaaattaaataatttaaaatttttaattaatatttttttaattaataaaattaaagtatagtatttttaattaattaaaattaaagtataatattttttaattaattaacattaaagtatgatatttttaatcaacaaaaataactaaaaattaaagtttaataattttttaattaataaaaaataattttttttcttaaacgtataacccaaacccgacccgacccaacccgtTATCTTCGtgttcttattgggtcgacccTATAAGGACCCAAATTCTGAACGTGcttgttcgtgtcgtgttaattTCGTGCCGGtccgtgtcgtgttatcgtgtcgtatcAAAAATTGCCAGTCCTattcgggatgtccgccactatgcagtggaaagtccttatgacgtggcagtgcaatgggaagtccgtatgacgtccAGAGCCTTTGTTCTAGtagcaaggagcttagacattattgcatgaggtgccgagttcgagccctcttgacatcagttttaatttcttcttatctatagtatatgagtttatttgtaatttcatcccTTATAtagaagttaatttaaaaaaaaatccatggGGAATTCCgtgccattgctgatgctcttacaTAGACTAGTTTGGGAATGAAAAGGTTCCATTATATGTAAGCGGAGGTGAGGTAGGGCCCACACCTCTTTCCCGGTCATCAATTTTTCCGGTTACCTGAATACAAATTTGTTCTAATTAATTCtcttaaaattaatttcaattgcATTCGTTGACGTTATGACATATTCTTCCTTTTCATTTCTATTCATCATATATCCTATACAAAACTCAGAaggggaaaatatatttttataaagaaaTTTTAATAGTTCGAGATGGGACATTtataaagaaaattgaaaaaataaaaaaatgaaagaacaaaatgatataaaaaaatatattagggAGGAGCATTTGCCCCTTACCCTCCCAAGTAGCGTCGCCCCTGTATACAAACTTCATTTTTTTGTCAAAGGTAgaatctccctctctctccacaCCTAATTATGGTACTagtattttaatgatttttcatATGTGATTCAGATTTCATTAATATAATGtcatattcaaataaaatgcaCATTAgtgttattaaaattataaagatCAGAAAGCAGACAGctattaatttgattttgcGAATGCCGCATCAATAAATTACCAAAAAAGGCTagatttattttccattttacaTGGTCAAAATTACTCCAACGGAAAACATGGTTTGTGTTAATACTGATTTAATTCACTCTTTTCAACCTATATAAAACATAGCACACAATAACATCTTTCATTgtcatattaaattttttttcttatatccttattttacaattttattcattattcagAGTAGTGTTATCAACAAAAGTGTGTTCTACCAATCCCCCATAAGTATGATAGAAGACATGCACATTCCCTCTCTCTCAGGGCCCACTTGATTCTTAACTTGTCTCCCTAACAAGCAAACCCATCTTATTTCTACTACTACTCCATATAAACTCACTTGATATCAACAAGGGAGAttggaaaaacaaaaacataacaaTGGGGGGTTCTAGCCCACACTACACCCCTCTCTCAAAAACAACTGTAACCACCGGCGGAATCAAGCGATCCAAACTATACCCTCTCGCCCTCCTCACCATCCTCTGCTCCCTCTCGTACCTCTTCGGCGCCTGGCACAACGCCAGCCCCACCGTCAACTGCTTCACCTCGAACGCCACCACCGTTGAGCCCGAACCAGAACCCAACCAATCCAATGTACCACAAAAGCTCGACTTCACCACACACCACACGGCTGAAAACGACGTCGCTTTGAGCGGCGACGTCGTCAAGGCGTTCCCGCCATGCGATTTTAAATACACCGAGTACACGCCGTGCGAGGACCAGGAGAGGTCGCTGAGGTTCGACCGGAGCAGGCTGATATACCGGGAGCGGCACTGCCCGGAGAAGAAGGAGCTCCTGAAGTGCCGCATCCCGGCGCCGCACGGCTATCAGAACCCGTTCAAGTGGCCGCTCAGCCGCGACCTCGCCTGGTACGCCAACGTCCCGCACAAGGAGCTCACCGTCGAGAAGGCCGTCCAGAACTGGATCCGCTTCGAGGGCGACCGCTTCCGCTTCCCCGGCGGCGGCACCATGTTCCCCAACGGCGCGGATGCCTACATTGACGACATCGGGAAGCTCATCAATCTTAGAGACGGCTCCATCCGGACCGCTATCGACACTGGCTGCGGggtaatattttcattttatcattattttttttatttggatgcTTTTCTTTGATACCAAGTTTTGACGTTTGCGATTGATTTTGACTTGGGGATTTTCTTTGAAATTTGGCACCCGGAATTGTGTTACGTGATGAAATGCTTTTTGCTGAAAATGGATGGGAAAACCAGCTTTACATACTGGCattatatattacatttattgctttgatttcGTATAATAAAGTCTAGTTTATCTGTAAAATTATTCTGGTTTTTATGTGGTGAGATTTTGTGATTATCAATTGGAGTAAATTTGGCAGCAAAAGAATGGTGTGGATGAGGTGGACAGTAAATACATAACGAACTTTTGAATACATTTTTGGGTTTTTGATTTGCCTCTGCAATTTTGTCCAGGCACCTCTATTTAGACACATCAATTGTTTGTTTCATGTATCTATCAAAAACAATCACAACTAATTAACTAGATTTGAATAATCATGTGATAGCGATGATGTATGGTTTATGACTGCAGGTTGCAAGCTGGGGAGCGTATCTTCTATCACGGAACGTGGTGACGATGTCGTTTGCACCGAGGGATACCCATGAAGCACAGGTGCAGTTTGCTCTGGAGCGCGGGGTTCCTGCTCTGATTGGTGTCATTGCCTCCAAGAGGCTCCCTTACCCCTCACGAGCCTTCGACATGGCTCATTGCTCGCGCTGCCTCATCCCATGGGGCCAACATGGTAGTACATCATTCTCTCTTTAGTAGTCTACTTCAACTTCAATCTCATTTGCTTTCTGCAATAGATGGGGCATACTTGATGGAGGTAGACAGGGTTTTGAGGCCGGGTGGATACTGGATCCTCTCGGGCCCACCAATCAACTGGAAGAAATACTGGAGAGGGTGGGAGAGGACAATGGATGATCTCAATGCGGAGCAGATGCAGATTGAGAATGTTACAAGGAGTTTATGCTGGAATAAATTGGTTGAGAGAAGTGACATCTCCATATGGCAAAAGCCTCTCAATCATTTGAGTTGCAAGAAATCCAAGAAGAGCTCTTTGTTTTGCCCTGTACAGGATCCGGACAAAGCCTGGTTCGTCATCTCATCCACATACACCTCTGCTCTTATTCAAGGCCTTGAATTAATGTTTGTCTGAATGAAATGTCTGCAGGTATACGGCCTTGGAGACGTGCCTGACCCCGTTGCCTGAGGTGTCCGATGCAGGGGAAGTAGCAGGAGGCGAGGTGGAGAAATGGCCGCGTAGATTGAGGGCTGTGCCTCCCAGGATTAGCAGGGGGAGTGTTGATGGAGTTACACCTGAGATCTTCCACAAGGATACAGAGCTATGGCGTAAGCGAGTTGCTTATTACAAGAACATCAACAACCAGCTTGGGAAGGCTGGGAGATACCGTAACGTCCTTGACATGAACGCCTTCTTGGGTGGATTCGCTGCTAGTTTGGTCCAAGATCCACTTTGGGTGATGAACATTGTTCCAGTCGAGGCTAAGGCCAACACGCTAGGCGCCATCTACGAGCGAGGACTGGTTGGGACTTACCAGAGCTGGTATGTGTATATGCACAAGTGATCTATCTCATTCATAGTATTTCCCATTCCACATTGTGTgagattttttcgatttttttttggtttaggTGTGAAGCCATGTCAACTTATCCCAGAACGTACGATCTCATTCATGCTGATTCGGTTTTCAGCCTCTACCAAGATAGGTAAGTATAGCATTTATGTTCTTGAGCAAGCTACTTCTTAAGTCATGTTTTGTTATTAAAAAAGAAGTGCAATTGATGTTATTAGGTGCGAAATAGAAGATATAATGTTGGAAATGGATCGGATATTGAGACCAGAAGGAGGCTTGATCATTCGAGACGATGTGGATGTGTTGTTGAAGGTGAAGAGGATTGCAGATGCATTGAGTTGGGATAGTAGGATTGTGGATCATGAAGATGGGCCATTGGAGAGAGAGAAGCTTCTGTTTGGAGTGAAGTTGTATTGGACAGCCCCAGCTCAGAGTTGAACTTTGATCTAAAGCCTCTTAGTTCAACTCTGATCTATACTTTCTTACATGATTATTTACTTCATTTGTTGtgtctttttctttatttacaaCTGAAATAGAATTGTTCAGTTTTTGCTTTGCACTCAACTTGTATTGTCTAATGTTTTACGGTTTGATGTCGGATTTGGTTCTTTGTAGTGTAGTGCGATAATGTATTAAATATATAGGGTTCACTTGATTTGATCCAAAGCTGTTTGACTGTGGTGAAACTGACATactatatcaaattaaattaactgTAACTGTGGTGAAATTCACATATTAAACtacataaattatttaattagattatttCTGAGTTTGATCTTTAATACTGACCTACGGTTAAAATGTTAAATAATGACTTGTTTCTACGTATTTTTTATGCATGGGCAGTTTTGTCTAAGGATgtcaattcaattcaaaaaaTACAAATTGGCTTGATTAACTCAATAATTTTATAGGGTTGGGAGAAAAAAGAATTACAATCCGAATGACCATAAACCAAATAGTCCAAAATAACCGGAGTCCCATAGATTGGCCAGTATTTGTTCATTACTTTCCAAACCTTAAAAGGTTAGTATATGctatactttttttttcaaatgtaCATAACAACATATTTTGATTTACTCCTACTCTTACGGCGAAGCACTGCAAAAAACTTAATCTTTTAAGAATACAAAATTGAGACGTAATTACTAGCGtttagaattttttaaaaataagccTAATTTAGGACGCAAAAGAAAGGGTATCTAAGTTGATGacaaattatcttaatctttttGCTTTTTTAGGACGCTTCTATTTGTATTCcttaattttagttgggacaccaACAATAAGGACAATTTATGAAGTATTAGTGGTATAATTAGACTCACAAATTAGCATCTTTAATAGCATTAAAAGTGCCTTTATCCGATCTTTTTGTTGtagcggagggagtatataaaaatttaaaaaataaaatgtatatTTGTTACTCTATAAGATACACATTACTTTCGAAGCAAAACAACACTCATTTGTAAGTATAATTAACTTATTTTAGATATAATTAATCAATAGTATTAGAAAAAAGAATTTCGAGCTTGATTGGCACGTTGGGTTAGCCTTAAACTCGATGGAGTTAGGAATGGCAATTTATAactgaaaaaaattataactcGAATGACATCTAACAAATAACTCACAATCCAAACAGATTGGTTTGAActcgattgacatccctaactaattataatttaaataatacaaaCGAGATGCAACTAAAAATGATCATGACAATTCTTGTAGATAGTTAAAAAGTTACACTCCGTACTTTCTAATTTATATAGGACTGTGATTGATCATGAAATTAGAGATTGGATTAAAGAAATGGTAAAGATAAAAGATCCAGCCATATGAATGTGAAGGAGTaactaaaatgaattaattaacaCAAGAGAGCATGCTATAATCCATGTCTGTAGGAAAAACAAAAGGCTGGGAAACAAATATGCAAAACAAACTAACAATTAGAAACAGCATAGCACACATGTCCCCATCTACAATCACTACATCAAATGCCGTCGCACTTCCATTTCGAGGTTGGGACGCAGCTCAAGTACCGGCACCAATGGCATCGCTCGTACGCATTCACCCCTCGGAACAGCATCACCACTCCAACACTAAACCTGAGCAATTTTAAACACCACACGCATCAATACAATGCCTGCGATATTCCAAGGCAAAAAATGAGACTAGCTAGAGTAGTCGATACTCACCCCACGATCAGTAGCCCCACAGACACAACGAGCAGCACGTACTGGTACCCCTTATATTTGGGCGCCACGCCACGAATCCCAGCAGCAGGATTGTGGCGTTCCAGCCACGCGAACTGAGGACGAGGAAGGAGGATGAATCCAAGGAGAATGCCCGTCAGGAATCCACCGATATGAGCAAAGTTATCGACGTGAGGAAGAATCCCAAGGCCTAGATTGATCACCACTATCACTATAAGAGTCAACAGTGCTGCAACCTGCAAAAATCGACAAACATGAGCACTATAACCAAGAAAAACATGAAGATTGCCCGACCGACCTTGTTGGTATATATAGACCAGTTTGTGATGAGCTCGGAAAGCATTGCCCCGAGAAGCCCAAAAAGTGCACCAGATGCACCAACAGAGATACTGTTCCTTATGAAGAGAGCAGAAAGCACACTCCCACCAAATCCAGATAACAGATAGATTGTGCCAATTCGTACTAAAAAGACAAATacaagatttcttagttttcaGATGATCAGATATAGAAACAATAGATAAACATAAGTTACCAAATCCGAAGTTCTGCTCGAGGCGTATGCCGATGAAGACGAGGCTGAGCATATTGGCAAGCAAATGCAATAGACCAGCATGTAGCCAGATACATGAGATAAGCCTCCAGCCTTGATGCTGATGCACCACCTTCTCCCAGCTAAGACCCCCCAATCTCTCCAACCTTCATCAATACCAATAGTATAAGCATGACAACATTATTACTTTAGACTAGCATCATCAATTATTGAATAAAGTTTCAACTTTTTTCATCTTCAAACATAGGTTATGAAATAATTGAAGCTACAATCATATGAGCAGTAGCAACCAAAAAAAGTTAGTGAGGAGGAAACAGTGGTTGGGCAAAGTGACAACAGAGTTGTTGATTTCTATTTTCTTATTAAAGGAAAGGGACGCCCAACCTCTTCACCCAACAAAACCACACAGCATTTAAAGGTGATGAAGCCATCAATAATCAACTGTTTCACAAATTTCCCTCCAAAAATGGAGAAAATgttatcacaaaacattaaaaattTGATCTTTAATCGACCCAGGAAAGAAGAATTGACAGCAGAAACAGAAAAGCAATAGTaattgaaagagagagagagagagagagagagagttacgTGGAAGAAGAAGGGCCGAACAGAGGGTTCTGCGAGAGAGGCTGAAAGGAGAAGCGGGAAAGGAAGCGGGCGACGCACTTGCCGTCGTCTCTCCTGATATGCTTGGGGCAGTTGTTGAAATACATGAGGAGGACAAACATGGCGACGTTGGCAAGCACGAAGACCGGAATCAGCCATGATATCCagctcctctccctctcttcgACCGCGTACGAGGTTTCTGCTGCTGAGCCCTTCCCCTCGATGTCCTGCGCGCTCATTCTCAGACCTTCTGTTTCAGCTTCctctgtttctctctctctctctataataAGGAGCAAGTACTAATTGAATTATGAAAGTGAAACTGTGGGATTTATTGGCGTTAAATTTGGGTAGTAATCGTGTTAAATTTGAGCAGTGAAGTGGGATTAGTGGGTTTTAAACAtttgagagagggagagagaacgTGGACTGTGCCATTGCTGTGTATGAGGTGTCGATCACCTATGTATTGATTCATCATACTCTGGTATACTTGATGACGTGGCTGAATTTTATTGCCCAGTCTATTAGAATGTGATGGGAACAAAACGGCCGAGATTTGGAGGTATCTCTATACTAGTGTGGTTATATTTTCCAAAGCTACTCTTTAATCATAGTTTTGAATAGTGATAACGAAATATTCGAGattattcgaattttttaaattcttgttttaaatatttcatcCTCTAATctctataaataatattctcttCGTTTCTACTAATATACAGGCTTTTGAAAAGCACATATTTCAATACATAATTGGTAACATaagaataaacaaaataaaaaaataattaaattattattaataataaattaatctcaTAATGACATAAATATATCGATTTGTAATTCGCGTATTTTAGCTGCACAACCCCAACAAAAGTAGTTCAGACACATGTTTCTTTCCATCCTCGTctcaataaaataaaaccaaataATCATATGATTACGAAGAAGCAAATTGGCATATAATTGGCATACTAATGTGGTGCATGTGTTCCATTATATCACCCAAGAATTCATCCTCAATTGACAAGCTTGATATGATTAAAAACAGGAAATGATATCAAATTTCAACAAGCTTAAATCCTTCATACACAATAGAACCCAaaaggaacgagttgacgaaaaAATATTTAACAAAATGACCATAAAACATAGCAATTGAAATAACCATCATGCATATCAAATTAACAATAAGCAAACTTAACACTTCTCTCATTATTATCCATGACCTTCACACCAACGCAACTTAAAGCCATCCTTctaatttcacataataaaCTTCACTTTAGCAATAAGAATCGTCCTATATTTTAAAgttgagtaaaggccaaaattggtcctgaacatatagtcattttacgattttggtcctaaacattatcttttggattttctggtcctgcacatatggacatttgatcattttggtcctccgtcaacatttccgttaaaaactaacggtcaacattatcttttggattttctGGTCCTggacatatggacatttgatcattttggtcctgcacatatggaattttgatcattttggtcctccgtcaacattttcgttaaaaactaacggtcaacggccgattttttactaaaacaatgggttgggtcgggtcgtgtttgggtcgggtttgggttacacgttaagaaaaaaataatattttcttaaaatctaagcataatattttcgttaaaatctaagcataatattcttaaaaattaattaatattttttaattaataaaattaaagtatagattttattaaaaataattttttaattatttaattttattatatagatttaatattagtatactttaattttattattttgattaaaaaatgattattttaatttggtaattttttattttgtcgtgtaatatcatgtttaaatcgtataataacatcatgttttagtcgttataatatttttaatcaacaaaaataactaaaaattaaagttttataattttttaattaataaaaaataattattttttttcttaacgtgtaacccaaacccgacccaacccattgttttagtcaaaaatcggccgttgaccgttagtttttaacgaaaatgttgacggaggaccaaaatgatcaaaatttcatatgtgcaggaccaaaatgatcaaatatccatatgtgcaggaccaaaaaatccaaaagataatgttgaccgttagtttttaacgaaaatgttgacggaggaccaaaatgatcaaatttccatatgtgcaggaccaaaatgatcaaatgtccatatgtgcaggaccaaaaaaatctaaaagataatgtttaggaccaaaatcgtaaaatgactatatgttcaggaccaattttggcctttactatTTAAAGTTTAATGAGTAAATGGAATTAATTTACTACCAAATAAAAGGTTTAATGAGTAAATGGAATTAATTTACTACCAAATAAAAGGTATATGTCGATATTGATGGAGATATAAAAGAAGGTAGTAGAAATATTCTAAATGTGATGACGTGTAAGTTTGGGTAGGCCCGGTGCTAACATGCACCTGAAATATCTCGGCCGTTGGTAAATATACATGCGGCAAAATCCGTTTTGTGGTAGTTGATATAATCATAATTCAGTAGAGACCAAAATAATTCACATTTGAACTGATTACTTTCGATTGGATGATACCAAaatctcctttttcttttcaatttataGGCCAATGATTGAAAATGTGGTTCAAATACAtaggataaaattattgtaaGTATAATCGGATTAACTTTGTGTgaaaatttttctttttgaaccAAGCCATTTATTATTACCAAATAAGGTATACTGTTTTTAAAACTTGCAAGCAAACAACCATAACCTCTCCTTATCACTCATTGTGAAATAAGCCCTAACATTTTTTGATTCGTtccaaatttttttaatgaaaaggaagtaatatttgtttttttttctgagtAAGTGTTatgatttgttttgttattcTTTATCAAAGATTTAATTAATGGGCCGGCATTGCATGAAAAAAGAATAATAGGCAAGGGAGCTAAAATTAGTATATTAGCTGTACAGGCCCATGCATTGATGGCACATTTTGGCCCAACTTTGACAACTATTGAAGCAGCAACAGCGATTTTTTCTATAACCATCTCTAATCTCTTAATCTTGTTAGGCCATCCTAATATCCCAAAAATCAGCACTAATTCATTTTTCACCTGTTAATTTTAGCCCAATGCCTATAATAAATCAGTCCAAAATCAGCCTCAACTTGTTTCACCAATTTTTACCCTTTTTCATGTTTTAGAGttcacaaataaaataaaatgataaaataacaaaatttgaaAGCACAATACTAAAACCtacataatatttaaaatgcataaaaaagagaatatagaaagaaaaaaaatgcatttTGGGACAGCCGGGGAACATTGACAACCCGTCAGGATTTTTTTTTGTGAGTGTAGATAGATAATTTATGAAGTGTGATGTTGAGTACAAATCTATCCCACCTCGGAAATCTGAGGGAAGttgaaggtgtatataattcctgtccaatctcaattagtttgaggccttttgggagtgacttAAAAAACAAATCTGTGTTGGTTTGGTCCAAATCGgacaatatcaaattaatattGTCTGACATGTGAAGTAGAGATATTTATAGAGTAGCAATCGCATTaaatataaatgaatttttttttttttggagattTTCGACCGATTCTGCAGTAGATATGCCCCGCAATAGCGCCGTAAAAAGACGCCGCATCAACTAAATTCATCAGTGGTTCACTAACAATTGAGACTTGCAATAAGGCCGAAAATTCGACAAACAGAATATCCAGCCTTATTTAGAATGGCCTTAAGAACTATTGACTAAGCAAGTCTCTTATAACTTATACGTTCATTTCACGTATACAAGAGGTAACGtatctttaaatttaaattgagCTTTTGGTTTCTATACCTCTTATAGGT from Salvia splendens isolate huo1 chromosome 9, SspV2, whole genome shotgun sequence includes:
- the LOC121746598 gene encoding probable methyltransferase PMT16, whose protein sequence is MGGSSPHYTPLSKTTVTTGGIKRSKLYPLALLTILCSLSYLFGAWHNASPTVNCFTSNATTVEPEPEPNQSNVPQKLDFTTHHTAENDVALSGDVVKAFPPCDFKYTEYTPCEDQERSLRFDRSRLIYRERHCPEKKELLKCRIPAPHGYQNPFKWPLSRDLAWYANVPHKELTVEKAVQNWIRFEGDRFRFPGGGTMFPNGADAYIDDIGKLINLRDGSIRTAIDTGCGVASWGAYLLSRNVVTMSFAPRDTHEAQVQFALERGVPALIGVIASKRLPYPSRAFDMAHCSRCLIPWGQHDGAYLMEVDRVLRPGGYWILSGPPINWKKYWRGWERTMDDLNAEQMQIENVTRSLCWNKLVERSDISIWQKPLNHLSCKKSKKSSLFCPVQDPDKAWYTALETCLTPLPEVSDAGEVAGGEVEKWPRRLRAVPPRISRGSVDGVTPEIFHKDTELWRKRVAYYKNINNQLGKAGRYRNVLDMNAFLGGFAASLVQDPLWVMNIVPVEAKANTLGAIYERGLVGTYQSWCEAMSTYPRTYDLIHADSVFSLYQDRCEIEDIMLEMDRILRPEGGLIIRDDVDVLLKVKRIADALSWDSRIVDHEDGPLEREKLLFGVKLYWTAPAQS
- the LOC121746590 gene encoding RHOMBOID-like protein 2 codes for the protein MSAQDIEGKGSAAETSYAVEERERSWISWLIPVFVLANVAMFVLLMYFNNCPKHIRRDDGKCVARFLSRFSFQPLSQNPLFGPSSSTLERLGGLSWEKVVHQHQGWRLISCIWLHAGLLHLLANMLSLVFIGIRLEQNFGFVRIGTIYLLSGFGGSVLSALFIRNSISVGASGALFGLLGAMLSELITNWSIYTNKVAALLTLIVIVVINLGLGILPHVDNFAHIGGFLTGILLGFILLPRPQFAWLERHNPAAGIRGVAPKYKGYQYVLLVVSVGLLIVGFSVGVVMLFRGVNAYERCHWCRYLSCVPTSKWKCDGI